From the genome of Lampris incognitus isolate fLamInc1 chromosome 17, fLamInc1.hap2, whole genome shotgun sequence:
gccgggtatattgggagaaggatgctgaatatggagctgccagagaagaggaaaagaagaaggccaaagaggaggtttatggatgtggtgagggaggacatgcaggtggctggtgtgacagaggaagatgcagaagacaggaagaggtggaaacggatgagccgctgtggcgacccctaacaggagcagctgaaagtagtagtagtagtagtagtagtagaagtagtcttcttcggcagtccatcgaaacgatgatgactgtgatgcagtttaagctcaggaagcacgcctgtgggccatcaggcccgcattagagcaacaatatcatccacatttgtcacagatgaatgttgtttgagttggtctctaacgtcttgcatggtgggccttatcgtaggcttcttgtctcttctgttctcgattgccttgctgtggagcgccatctctgtctgccCAGGGCCACTGtgtcccagctggagtcatctatgccgcagatcttcatgtggcgcttgagcacatctttgaagcatagcttctggcctccctgcttccttttcccCTGGCACAGCTGCctgtagaaaacctcttttggtaggagGTTGTCTGGGATTCTTCTCACGTGGCCGGCCCATCTgggctgggaggctgttattagggcttcaacactgacagcaCCAGCACATCTCAGTACTTCCACgtcgggcaccttgtcttcccatctgcagctttcgcagatgacgaggctgtatgctggtgagcttcttgatgtgcttgcgatacagggtcatgcattcagtggagtatagtagagacgggagaacagctgtgttgtggACCTggatctttgttgtcagcctgatgtcacggCGGGACCAAAGTCATTcgtggagggcaccaaaggcttttgtggccacttggattcttctgtccacttctaagtcagaggggtttgtatctgtcacagcactgcccagataggtGAAGCACTCAGAGGTCTTCAGAGTTGCCCCATTAACCGAAATACTTAACTGATACTAATTTGCATTTCTACATTTCCTTTCTTTAAAGCCTCCTTTGCCAACTCATGCCCCCTCACCCCAATGTGCTGGAACCCACAGAAATGTTACCTGATGTCCCTCACTATTCTTGAGACTGACTGAAGGACTTCGCATGCAGTACATCTTGACGGCTGGTTGAAGGGAAAGACCTTAAACTTGCTAGGCCTGAGGATGAATCTGATCATATCAACGCCTTATCTTATCTACTTTCCCCCACCCATCGTCGCCCAGCCAACACTGCCAACATCTCCACCGTGTGAATCCCTAACGTATTGGATGTTCTTCTGCTGATCCCAGTTCCTTTTGCTGGTATTACCGCCCCAAATCCTGTCACTCCTGTGTCAGCTTTCTTAGCACCGTCCGTATAAACCTGTGTACAATCATTATACTCTCTCATTACATCATAGTTGAATGCACTCACCAAATCAATATTTTTTTCCCTGTTTATCTCTTGACAAATACCAGTCTACATCAGGGTGAAGCCCGCCTTATATCTTACAATTAAGATGCGAAaactgttgttaaaaaaaaacaacaacctgggaacagattgttttaaattttggtggaaccgAGAGCAGCAACAGCGCCCCCACCAGTCACAATATAACCCGCACACATCTAAAAGGgcttacagcccaaacacagcagcatcagcttccattcgtCTTCGTTGTGTGTGAGTGGCAGGTGTCGTGCCACGCCCCCTGGATTTGCGGTCTCTGTCGTAACATCCTTTTTACCGCTGCATGCGCGCGcgcggggggcggggcggggcttcTGATGTTTACAAAACAAGGAGTCACGCCGAGGCTCGTCAGAGCTGAACGTTCATTTGAGGTGGATGGAGGCTTATGAACGCGGCGAGGCATACCGCGTGAGACAGAGGGAGTCACttaggtcagtgtttctcaacccagtcctcaaggaccccctatcctgcatagtttctttgcaaccctgaataggtacctgtttgtagttattcaaccaatcagcaatgaattttgtcagctgttgcacaccttgcataattaagtgctgcgagatgattggtcgagtaagtacaagcagggctacctatgcagggttacaatgaaaatctgcaggatagggggtccttgaggactgggttgagaaacactgacttaggTAACGTTTCAGCGAACTGAAAATCAAATAAGCTGTCCGTTGccctttttttatattttatttcataattGTAATTTTTTTCCCACCTCACTGTACCGCCTGTGCCGACACGTTGCCAGTCcgccgctagatggcagtgtttagCCGTTTATTGTCAAGCGGGCTTCGCTGAGCTATCGCGAAGACGCACGCAAGACGTTATTTTTTTCACTACGATACTAGGAGGAATAAAACCGCTGAATGTCTGAAATGAATCTCTCCCGTGGCCATCAGTGTCTTCTTCCACACCACAGCAACATCTGGAGCCACGCGGCGCGTACGCATCAAGCACAGGACATGATGACGCCGAAGCATCTGCGCCATCTTCATCACATACACGTGTCTTTTtacaacacgacacgacacagaAATCAGATTTATTTGTCCCTCCCTGGGATTATGGTGTCAGTAATTCAACGGCACATTTTAAACCTAAAAGTTGATAACAGAGCCACTTTATAATCAAAGGCCTTGTAGTTACCCAGAACTTTTAATGGACTCCAGATTTCCTGATAACACGTGTTCTGTCAGTAGAGTTACCAAATGCGCAACTGGCGGATATCGCCTCCGGAGGTGATGACGTGCAATCAAGCCTGTATTGTTGAGACACTGCAGAGTATCACGTCTTCCCTCTGGGTCGTCAGTTATTTGATTCATCTATTTccaacccctccccccttttctccccaattgttcccgTCCAATTAccacccctcttccgagccgtcccgttcgctgctccaccctccgggctgcagactaccacaggcctcctcccatacatgcggagtcgccagccgcttcttttcacctgacagcgaggagtttcgccggggggggggggacgtagcgcgtgggaggatcacgctattctaccccccagacaggcgccctcaccgaccagagggggcgctagtgcagcgaccagaacacatacccacatccggcttcccacctgcagacacagccaattgtgtctgtagggacgcccgaccaagccggaggcaacacagggattcaaaccggtgatccccgtgttggtaggcaccggaatagaccccTACCGAGATAAATCCATTTAATTTTAACCATCAAAGGAGTACGACTGACGGCTGTTTAAAGGAAATTTATGGCGAGCAAAATTCATCCTCACAGATTCAGTTTACCAGACGGAGGTAATAGGGGAGGTGTGTCTCACGCCGCACCTTGAACAAAGCATCCTGATGCAGGAACAAAGAGACTAACAGAACTGACGTTAAAGGAAGAGTTTGGATTTATGAAGTCTGTCTCTAATCTATACACATTGCTCGTGAGGTACACGGGCAGGTTTCTTTTTCACAGTCACCCGTCCTCCTCTTCACACTGAACATGCAGCTCCAGCTCGTCATCCATGGTTCACTGCAATCAATGGGGGATGAAGCCACAATCTTTGTTcggtgcaaaaacaaaacaatgtacCCCACGCTTCAGCTAACGCTAACGCCATGCCACAGCAGTCTATCACAGTGAATGGGACGAATTTACATTCATTTCTGTCAGTGTGTTTCGGTCATTTCCTACCGTGTTACTTCCCCCAGCTAATCCTGCGAGTCatgaccagcaggagtcactctGCTATGCCTCAGCAAAGTAACACGAGGAGGGAATTTAACAATAAATACACATGTACATTTTTAAACTGGCCATTCAAATTCACTATGAtaaactgctgtagcatcatgttagctttgtaTGAACAGTGGACAGGTGAACAGATGATTGTCCATCTTTACATACTACATGAGCGGTGAGTATAAAATAGGGGTAGATCTCAAAAACATCCAAACTATCCCTTTAACTCCTGTGAGGCAAACCGAGAACTTGGTCAAAAAGAGCCTTTCGTCCATGTCAGCATTCACGTCCTAAAAGTTCAACATTCACAGTGCCACGACATCGACGGCAGTGTTTTCAGGTCTCTGCTCTGGACTCGGACCCTCAGTCTGCGCCGGGTTCGTCCGTGGCGTTTCGCTCTGGCCTCCAGGCGGCACTGCGGCCTCGGCAGCCTGTTCTGACCCCTCCTCCTGGAGCCCCACCAGCCGGGCGCTGGCCTCCCACAGCCTTTGGTTTGCCTCCTCGTCCAGGGCCTGAGGCGCCGGCTCCTTCTCCGTCATCACGTCGTAGTAGCGGCCCGTCGTCCCCTCCAGCTCCTCAGCCACGGCCAGGTAGACACTGGGCTGGGCCCCCAGCTCGGGGCCCTTCACCAGCAGGGAGAAAAAAGgacctgtcggggggggggggggagacttgtTTATTACAGCTCATTTTGTACCTAAAATGCAACAGAATGGGTTCCATGTGAAAACGATTTAAAAGAAACAagttgaaaataaaatatatgtgGACTTAAGAGGGTACATGAGCCTGAGGTGATCAGACTGATGCCAACCAACTAATGCAGGGAGGTAAAGATGACTACTATGCACATGGGTATCTACTGACACATCAACATTGTGACTTGGCCTGTCAATCAATGTTCATTTAACTGTCCAAAACTCACCTTTGTAAAAATTTTCATCATACTTTTTCCATCTGCAAAAGGTGAATTTTTATTTAGTTATAGCGCTTTTGGCTCGTCATCGGCAAACATCTCCCGCTGTAGTTTTCCTCCGTCAAATTATagccggcggcacggtggcacagtggttagtgcggttacctcacagcaagaaagtcctgggttcgagccgtcggggtagtccaaccttgggggtcgtgcaGGCTGGGTCatcctcaaggctcagcgttttcggtttttatttttcaaagccatccagcatgccgaatttcgccacaagaggacactgttacataacctcacacgaacaggaacaacttttggatccgtggaaacataaaatccgggtgaaaaatctgggtatttttcggtgaaaatcggtaaaaactgaaaacgctgagccttggtcgtcctctgtgtggagtttgcatgttctccccgtgtctgcgtgggtttcctccgggtgctccggtttcctcccacagtccaaagacatgtaggtcaggtgagcttCGCACACACACTGTGGACACTACGGATCTCTCGTAAACGGCCGATTGCAAAGGCTAAGATAACACCCGACTGATGTAGGCGAGGTTATGCTGTTCTGATGAGCGGCTGGGGGAGGTGTAGCGTAACAGTTTAAATGAACACTGTGCACCCAGCTGGCCAACAGCATCAATGAGCAAGGGCGTTTCTTTCTCTCGTTTTTTGGCCAGTGAACATGCAGGATACTCACTGAGTACTGAGGTCGAAAACTGGGATTGGTGGAGGCCGGTGTGCCTCCCGAGCTCCGTGGCAACGACTCCGGGGTGCACGGCGTTTACTGTCACTCCGGTgcctaactcacacacacacacacacacacacacacacacacacacacacacacacacgaacacacagtcCTTATTTATCTGCAAATTGGTACATAGATGTAAGTTTGGGCAATAATTCAGAATGAAAGTTTATCGTCCTTCAGTGGAATTGTAtcgggatgaaatttggatattatCATATGGTGAtgaacaattttgttgtctaatttAATGATAATGAGCAACTATTAGCTGAAATGTTTGCCACGGTCTGTAGTatttgaggacttttttttttgtggaccccccccccccctttttttcaccccaattgtacccatccaatcaccccactcttctgagctgtccctgtcgctgctccaccccctctgctgatccggggaggactgcagaccaccacatgcctcctccgacacatgtggagtcgccagctgcttttcacctgacagcgaggagtttcaccagggggacatagcgtgtgggaggctcacactatacccccagttccccccccccccccgaacaggtgccccgaccgaccagaggaggcactagtgcagcgaccaggacacatacccacatccggtttcccacccacagacacagccaattgtctctgtagggacgcctgaccaagcggaaggtaacacagggattcaaaccggcgatccccatgctggtaggtaacggaatagaccaccacgctacctggatgcctctgagggcgtattatttgaaaactagttttggtttgagattatactttacattaccatacagttcaatgtgatgaacctcggcTGGATTCTTACCCATCATGTTGTGTTCATTAATCAACAGTCAGTGGCTTTAAGTTCAGGAGCACATAAATGCTTTAACAATGCTTAGATTGTTATTTGAgtttattattacattattgaggTTTATTTGCTTTggtttcatattgtaacgtgcatggataagtagacacgttggtccttgactaacgggtcggaccctttagtcgactggttaacgttgttgcttgcggagtgggagatacgggttcgcgtcccggctgtggcgacggtctcccggactgccccccgaattcgctaccatATTTAGGTGTTCTGCTTGAAAGAGGGagatgtgatgtgtagtaaatggGCTTAGCCTGTAGCGGCGCTGCTGCTGTAACGtacctgttgaatgacatgtaacaccatAAAAGAAGCCATTCAGTTTAAAAAGACGGTCAAGCTGAATCAACGCGCTATCCGTCTGAGTTATAGTGTCGCCTCATTGTTAATCTAATTAACAATACATATATGACATGGTCCCGCTCCACTGTCCACATGCCGTTGGCTCAGACACCTTTGGGCTTTATAGAAATACGGTTGTTCCTTGCATTCATCGATATCATTAATAATATTAACAGTTAATAGacaaaacacaagagttaaacatggtatatttGCATATATACGAGCAGATATCATGATATAGAGCGGTAGAGGGTAGAATTTCCATCGtgataataatattttccatatcacccaaACATAACTTGGATGTATTTTTTGATTACGTGAGATGTTCATATTTTCAACCCTATGAAACATATTTCTGTCCTTGTCTCTTTATGCCGTGTGTCCCACCAAGAAAAATGACAAGTTAGTGTTCTGGCTATAaacttgaaaacacacacacacacacacacacacacacacacacacacacacacacacacacacacacacttgccttcTAAGCGTCTGGCCAGCTCTCGGGTGAACATAACGTTGGCCAGCTTGCTTTGGCAGTACGCCTGCTTGGTGTTAAACTTCCTCTTCTCCCAGTTGAGGTCGTCGAAGTCGATCTGCCCGACAACGTGAGCAAGCGAGGCCATGTTGATCACCCTGCTGGGTGCGGAGTCTCTCAGCTTCTCCAACAGCAGGTTCGTCAACAGGAAGTGACCTAGGTGGAGGTAACGTCCGTCAATGGAGACCCATTTTGATGTTTTTCACCATCGACAAGAGGGGACCTGCGTTACATGAGGCTCATCTACGAGGCTCTCGAGTCAAAACTCCACACGTCTCACAAAATTTGCCCGTTTCAAAATCTGTTATTTAAGggtgtccggatggcgtggcggtctattctgttgcctacccacacggggatcaccggttcgaatcccagtgttacctccggcttggtcgggtgtccctacaggcacaattggccgtgtatgcgggcgggaagctggagGTGGATATGTATCCtgatcgctgcagtagcgccccctctggttggccggggcacctgttcggtgggggaatagcgtgatcctcccacgcactacatccccctggcgaaactcctcactgtcaggtgaaaagaagcggctggtgactccacatgtattggaggaggcatgtggtagtctgcagccctccccgcatcggcagaggggtggggcagcgaccaggacggctcggaagaatggggtaattggccaaatacaattggggagaaaaagggggaaaatatctGTTAATTATGGTCGCAGTCGCAGTTTGTTCATTGGTCAATGCTGATCTCCACGAGTCTTTTACTTTTACTTCTAACTCTAAAACCCCCGCAGATATTTAGGAGTCTTAAGAGTCACCAGGAAAGCACAAATATTACACAAGGCGCCCTTAAATGAAAGCGCTGTGGTCGACACAACCTTTGTCAGCATCAGCAGAGGCAAAACATTTCCCCTTTGACTGAATTAATAACAGCTCATCCCTTATACGAGAGAGAACTGTTTATACCAGCTATGCTCCTCTGTCTTTATGGGGTCCAATATGTCAGACCCTGTCAGGCCTGGTCCTCGGGACCCCCAAAGTAATACTGAGTTTTATGGATGCACCGACATAACCTTTTCACTGCCAATACCAAGTCAGAGTACAAATCTTTAAGCATCTGCCGAAACCAAGAACTGATCCGacccattacttttgctgaacagcGCAGACATAGatcattagtttggggtcaaagGGCAAAATAACTGAGATAAAAATCCCTTTTTCCACACTACTAAAGGAATACAGGCTTCCATTTGGAAAAACAAatcaagccatccatccatccattatccgaaccgcttatcctgtgctcagggtcacagggatgctggcgccaatcctagcagtcattgggcagcaggcggggagacaccctggacaggccgccaggccatcacagggtcgacatatatatatatatatatatatatatatatatacacacacacacacacacacacacacacacacacacacacacacacctggggacaacttagtatggccaattcaacatgtctttggactgtgggaggaaacggaagcccccggaggaaacccactgcagacacggggagaacatgcaaactccacacagaggacgacccaggatgacccccccaaggttggactaccctggggctggaacccaggaccttcttgctgtgaggcgaccgcactaaccactgcaccactgcaccactgtgccgctaaattgaccatttttcttttatttatgaCGTGTTAATCGTGGCTTTTGGTATCTGATTTTAGACTTTTGTAAAATCTCCACTGTAACCCAGTATCGGCCTGATATCTGACACCAGTATCGGCGTTGGTGCATCCCTGCTGCTTTTCTATTCTACCAAGCAGATAATTAAATTCACCTGTTTATTCCAGGTCTAAAACCTCCCTGATGAGACGGGTGGGATATCTGATGGAAAAGACATCCAGCACTGTCTCGGGGTTCCCAAGTCAAGAGCCATCTCTCCATGTGAGCATGTTTAGCCTCTTTGTGATGGACATCGCGTACCTAAGTGATTGACTCCAAACTGCATGTCGAAGCCGTCCTCCGTCTTCCACGCCGGGCATCTCATCACCCCTGCATTGTTTATCAGTATGTCCACACGCTGCTCCTCTGAAGGGATATAAAGAGAGCTGGGTGTGCAAAATACCGGCAGTCGGTAATACTGAGAAAATTATGAATGAAAAAACAGTATCTGCAACTTGAAAATAAGCATTTCTGATATTTAGATATATGAACAAGATGTGCAACAACACAGAAGGTGTACAGGAAAAGGGGACAGCTGTGCGCCACTCACTTTGCTTCACTTGCTCCGCAAACTCTCGGATGGATTTCATGGAGGCGAGGTCGAGGTGACACGCGTACACGTGCGGGTTCAAGGTCTTCCCACGGATCTCCTTGGCAGCTTCCTCACACTTCCCCATATCCCGACATCCCATAATGACCCGACCCCCTGTCAGCAAGGTAACGGCAGTGTTGTTCTATGAACATGTAGAACTTTACTGGAGCCGTCACTGCCTGTGTTGAGGCTCACACCTGATTATATCAATAAATCACATGTAAAGGGTGGGGAAACTACTTTCTTACTGACACACAAGCGTTTCACGGTACCTCTCTTTGCCAGCTCCCGAGCCGTCTCTTTCCCGATGCCTGTGTTTGCACCCGTTATGACCACAGTCTTCCCTTTAATATTTGCCTTACTGGGACAAGGGCCTCCAGTGACATGGTTcctatgattaaaaaaaagaagaaaaaagcaagttgattctttattgtgcatgtatttataataataataattattattacatgTTTATATAACtcttttcaagacacccaaagcacttcacatttgaagggggtaactcactgtTAAGTGAGTTGGCTTATTGTACCAAGGTGTGCACTTTTGCAGCCATCTCATGATGAAGTGAGAGCACattggtaatttgtgatactgggctacacaaataaaactgacttgacgtgacgtgacgtgacgtgtccAGCTGAATACGCAGCTACCCAATACATGTTTGAGGCGAGTTCTGCGGTGTTTATTAATAACAAAACAAATAATAATCATCTTTATTTACATGGTACTTTCCATACAGGAAATGCAACTCACACTGGACCCAACTGCTTTACACTGGGAATAAACAGACAAATTAAAACTATCACAAGcagataaaattaaaaaaaatacaatgagAAGGTAGTTTATGAGTGCATTAACAGAAAGTGAAAATCAAAAGACAATAACATCATAACAGATGATAACAGTACAACACCTGGTAGACAGATAGAGATGAAAATGACAGGAGGAATAAAGCAATGATCAAGTCAAAGACTGTGCAGATTACAGGACAAAAAGGGGATTTTAGTTAAAAGCTGGACGTAAACGAAAGCCAtttagaaagagagggggggaggtagaggtagagagagggggagagagagagagagcttataCATTCAGGATCACTCACTTCAGTAACACGGCGCCCCCGAACACCGTCCCGAACACGGACACGGGGAGGATAAACCTGCTCATGGTGTCCAGTCGCTCAGCAACAGGACACAAGACCCGACATCACAACCGCTGCTCTGGTCTCAACTCCTCAAGAGCAACAAGGATACCGGCGCGCTTTTAATACGTCACACCGGCGCCTTGCGTGTTGGGAAGTGTGGTTTTATTCGGGGCTCGCGCGTCCTTTTTTCCCCCACGCGGTTATTTGCGCTTCGGAGTTTTTAAAGTGTAGGTAGCACGTGCTTTGTCATCCACCCATCACCCGAGCCGCTTAATCCAGCCGGGCTCGCTAacgtgtgctgctgctgctgcttcttttcttcttcttaaaTCACCAAATAAGACAGATTACGATACACCCATTCTGTATCCCGCCAGATGTTCCTGAGGATGTGATAACACCAGATTATTTCCTAATAAAAGGAGATTATTAGGAAGCAATTTGGGGTGATACCGGAGATTTccatttaaaaatatatatatatatattttacaacATTTCATTGTGAAAGATACCAAAAAATGATTAGGAGGTACTTAGAGTAATTATTCAAAATTGAAACCTTCTAATTTGAATAATTCGATTGGTAGGAGCAGACGTTCTGTGTGAAACAAGCACCACCCTGTAAACCCCATCCTAACAGATgtctgccagatagtgaagacaATACCTGCTGTTGTTCTTCCTTGCTATTCATCTTTTCATCGTTACATGTCTTTGTCCTTCAGTAGTTGCAGGATACCAGGTGAGAATTAGATTTTTATGTGCTTAACTTCTGATTTTGGTTGGTGCATTTAACCCTATTGtatctggccctgtgatggcccggcggcctgtccagggcgtctccccgcctgccgcccactgactgctgggataggctccagcatccccgccaccctgacagcaggataagcggtttgggtactggatggatggacggatggatatctGGCTTCTGATGTCTTTCAGGGTGAGTTACTTGTTGCATCATTATGTATACAAGTCATTAAGAAGTCCAGAACCAACGTCATTTCTGGTTTCAGGCCTGACGGGGGGATTACAAGCACGCAGGGCTAAAACAAATATTTGTGTTTATGGTGAACATCTGTGTTCAGTGCTGATTACACAGTGGCTTTGAtcaaacccagatagcaaaattgctgtggcccggacccgtcccgcacccgacactttcatccggcccatatACCAcacggaatgatggcacttgggcggtccgctcctgtttgccagatctgggccagaaccaagccatagcaatgccgcatgtgccatagtatttgccaaaggtggtccatatttgttttgtgatatttggg
Proteins encoded in this window:
- the LOC130128082 gene encoding retinol dehydrogenase 13-like isoform X1, with amino-acid sequence MKPEHPEETHTDAGRTGKLHKERTWNGLGFEPRTFSLLHPHPRSFSEHPPRPWEQDKRLDNEWMDGWIIPIDSSRPQFGLAPAIECAWCLHRLTCRNHVTGGPCPSKANIKGKTVVITGANTGIGKETARELAKRGGRVIMGCRDMGKCEEAAKEIRGKTLNPHVYACHLDLASMKSIREFAEQVKQKEQRVDILINNAGVMRCPAWKTEDGFDMQFGVNHLGHFLLTNLLLEKLRDSAPSRVINMASLAHVVGQIDFDDLNWEKRKFNTKQAYCQSKLANVMFTRELARRLEGTGVTVNAVHPGVVATELGRHTGLHQSQFSTSVLSPFFSLLVKGPELGAQPSVYLAVAEELEGTTGRYYDVMTEKEPAPQALDEEANQRLWEASARLVGLQEEGSEQAAEAAVPPGGQSETPRTNPAQTEGPSPEQRPENTAVDVVAL
- the LOC130128082 gene encoding retinol dehydrogenase 13-like isoform X2: MSRFILPVSVFGTVFGGAVLLKNHVTGGPCPSKANIKGKTVVITGANTGIGKETARELAKRGGRVIMGCRDMGKCEEAAKEIRGKTLNPHVYACHLDLASMKSIREFAEQVKQKEQRVDILINNAGVMRCPAWKTEDGFDMQFGVNHLGHFLLTNLLLEKLRDSAPSRVINMASLAHVVGQIDFDDLNWEKRKFNTKQAYCQSKLANVMFTRELARRLEGTGVTVNAVHPGVVATELGRHTGLHQSQFSTSVLSPFFSLLVKGPELGAQPSVYLAVAEELEGTTGRYYDVMTEKEPAPQALDEEANQRLWEASARLVGLQEEGSEQAAEAAVPPGGQSETPRTNPAQTEGPSPEQRPENTAVDVVAL